The proteins below come from a single Hemiscyllium ocellatum isolate sHemOce1 chromosome 24, sHemOce1.pat.X.cur, whole genome shotgun sequence genomic window:
- the vps29 gene encoding vacuolar protein sorting-associated protein 29, with protein sequence MLVLVLGDLHIPHRCNTLPAKFKKLLVPGKIQHILCTGNLCTKESYDYLKTLAGDVHIVRGDFDENLNYPEQKVVTVGQFKIGLIHGHQVIPWGDMASLALLQRQLDVDILISGHTHKFEAFEQESKFYINPGSATGACNALEGNIIPSFVLMDIQASTVVTYVYQLISDDVKVERIEYKKS encoded by the exons TTGGTGCTGGTATTGGGAGACCTTCACATTCCCCACCGTTGTAATACATTGCCAGCCAAGTTCAAGAAGCTATTGGTACCCGGTAAGATCCAGCATATCTTGTGTACAGGCAATCTTTGCACTAAAGAAAGTTATGATTACCTCAAAACTCTGGCTGGAGATGTTCACATTGTCAGAGGAGACTTCGATGAG AATCTGAATTACCCAGAGCAGAAAGTGGTAACAGTGGGGCAATTCAAGATTGGTTTGATCCATGGTCACCAAGTAATTCCTTGGGGTGATATGGCCAGCCTTGCTCTGCTGCAACGACAATTGGATGTAGATATCCTAATTTCTGGTCACACACATAAGTTTGAAGCCTTTGAGCAGGAGAGCAAGTTCTATATCAACCCAGGCTCAGCCACAGGTGCATGTAATGCACTGGAAGG TAATATCATACCTTCATTCGTATTGATGGACATTCAAGCATCCACCGTAGTCACTTACGTTTATCAGCTGATTTCTGATGATGTAAAAGTAGAACGAATTGAATACAAAAAATCCTAA